Below is a window of Desmonostoc muscorum LEGE 12446 DNA.
TTGGCTATTGACTACAATCTCGCCTCCGTGTGCCTCGACACACTTTTTGGCGATCGCTAGTCCCAAGCCGGTACCAGGAATGTTTCCCACGTTGTCTGCACGCCGGAAAGGCTCAAACAGTCGCTTTTGGTTTTCTTCAGGAATGCCAATTCCCCAATCTTGAACTCGGAAAATTACCGCTTCTTCCTGGCCAATTAGTTCAAAGCGCACCATCCCGCCTGGTAATGAATACTTAATAGCATTGCTAAGTAAATTGCCCAAAATGTGCCGTAGCAGGCTTTCATCCCATAGTGCTTCGCCTAATTGCCCAAAACTGGCGAACATCAAACTTAAATGCTTGTCATTAGCAGTTAATTGAGCTTCATTGACCAGTTGACGGCAAAAAGCTTCTAAGTCTAAACAGACGAGTTCACACCGCAGTCTACCAGAATCAGCTTTACCGATGAATGTAACTTCATCCAATAGCTGCGCCATATTTTTGATCGCTAAGCGAATCATTTGCAAATGATTAAATTTTTTCTCTTTGGTCAATTTTTCATCGTGATTTTGCAGCAATCCAGCAGCCAAGAGAATAGTATTTAGGGGATTGCGGATGTCATGGGAGAGCATCGACACAAATTCAGATTTGAACTGATTGAGTTCTTTAGCTTTCACCAGTTCAGCAGTTCGTTCTTCAACCCGAGTTTGTAACGTTTGATTGACCGTGCGTAATGATTCTAAAACCTGCTTGCGCTCGATCGCATAACGTAGCGATCGCACCAACACATCTACATTTACCTGTCGCTTAACTAAATAATCTTGTGCCCCTTGACGTACTGCCTCAATTGCTAGTTCTTCATCATTCGTATTTGTGAGTACAACAATTGGTGTACTTGGCGCTTGACCAATCAGAGGAGGCAAAGATGATAATCCTTCGCTATCAGGTAGAGTTAAATCTAACAAAATAACATCATAATTACACTGACTTAGTTCCTGGAGTGCTTCCTCCAATCGCTTCACATGAACCAAAGTAAAGTCTTGCGACTGGGCTTGCATGAGAAACTCTTGTAACAACCTAGCAGAAGCGAGGTTATCCTCAATTAACAAGATTTTTACTGAGTAGCTGACAACCATAATCTTCGGGTTTCACCCCCTATTGCTCCTCTATCTTTAAAATGGGCATTGAGAGTTAGGAGTTAGGAGTTAGGAGTTAGGAGTTAGGAGTTAGGAGTTAGGAGTTAGGAGTTAGGAGTTAGGAGTAAAATTTTCTCCCCATCTCCCTCATCCCCCTCATCTCCCTCATCTCCCCAGTCTCCAATCCCCAGTCCCCAGCCCCTTCAATCAGATGGTAATGTCACAGTACAAAGCCAAAAATCTTCAATACTCTTGACAATTTGAAATAATTGGTTGAGGTTGCGGGATTTTGTGATGTAGCAATTTACATGCAAATCGTAGCTGTGAAAAATATCATCTTCATTTTTTGAGGTTGTTAACACAACAACTGGAATACGTTTTAGTACTGGGTCGGCTTTAATTTCCGCCAGCACTTCTCGACCATCTTTTTTGGGCAAATTCAAATCCAGAAGGATGAGGTCAGGGCGTGGTGCATCGGCATATTCGCCTTCTTGGCGTAAATAAGCCATAGCATCTATGCCATCCCTGACAATCACTACCTCGTGTGGCACCGAACTATTTTTCAATGCTTCTTGAATTAAGCGGATGTCGGCTTTATTGTCCTCGACTAAAAAGATGGTTTTGTGTTTTTCTTCCGTTTCTACGCTCAAGTTCGCGTCCTCCGACTGGAATCGTAAAGTAGAAGGTTGCGCCTTCACCCAGTTCTGACTCTACCCAGATCCGTCCCCGATGGCATTCGACAATCTTCTTACATATGGCTAAACCCATACCTGTACCAGTATATTCATCTCGTGTATGTAGTCGCTGAAAGATGACGAAAATGCGATCGCTAAATTTGGGGTCAATGCCAATTCCGTTATCTCGCACTGAGAATAGCCATGCATCCTCTATTCTTTCTGCTCCCACATGGATTTGTGGCGGCTGGTCACTGTGGAATTTAATGGCGTTACCGATGAGGTTCTGGAATAACTGCATCAGTTGGGTGCTGTCAGCCATGACTATTGGTAAGGGGTCGTGGGTAATGGTAGCGCCAGTTTCTTGAATGCGTTGACGCAAATTGCCCAAAGCCCGATCTAAGGCTTTTTCGACCTCATTCATTTGAAATGCGATCGCTTGCATATCCACTTTCGAGTATGCCAACACATCATCAATCAATGTCTGCATCAGGCTAACTCCCTGTACAGCATAGCTGATAAATTCCTGGGCATCTTCGTCGAGTTCTTCGGAATAGCGCATCTCTAACAATTGCACGTAATTCACTACTTGATTGAGTGGTTCTTGCAAGTCATGGGAGGCGACGTAGGCAAACTTTTTCAATTCCGCATTGGAACGTTCTAAATCTTGCGCTAACTGAGCAAGTTCATCGGCTTGACGCAGCACAATATTCACAATTGCTTTTCGCAATTCTAATGCTGCTTTGATTTCTACTTCTTTCCAAGGTAAAGAAGTTAAGCGGACGGTTTCTTTCCACAGTTCAAATGATTTGCGCGGACACAGACGCACATTTCCATCTGATTGGTTAAGTTCGTATGCTTTATTCGGATCGCCACCCCAATTTACAGTTTGAATTACTTCTGGTCGGAACCACAAAACATAATTGCGCTTGGCGATGGGAATAGCTAACAAACCGCTGGCGACATTTTTAAAACTTTCGGCATCTGGATAAATCTGTGGCAGAGAATCCGTGTAAAATACTTCTTGCTCAACGTTATTTTTGAGCCATTGAACTAAAAAATTCAGTTCTTCTTCTTTGGGAGTTTCACCAACTATCGTGCAATTGCCGCCAAAACACACAGCTGCACCTTGAGCGCTGGCTAAATCTAGAAGATTTTGGGGGTTTTTAACTAAACCATCAATAAAGTTTTCTTCTTGGGACATATATTCAATCAACAGTGATTGAATATGTGTCAGATTTATCCGGTGATAGTAATCTTCTGTTTCTTCTCTAGCTGATATTTCTGTGAATATTACTCGCCCTAAAAATTCGCAAGCCTTACGCAATTCATAAGAAACATATTTTGGGGACTGATGATGACAAGCAATTAGTCCCCAGAGTTTTTGGTCTTTAATTAACGAAATAGTCAGCGAAGCACCCACACCCATATTATGCAAATACTCCATATGACATGAAGCAGCACTTCTGAGAATAGAGTTAGTTAAATTAATCGGGCGATCGCTAATCGGATTATTTACCGGAAAAAGCTTTACTGCTTGAGAATAAGCATCCGGAATGATTCTGATGGAATTGGAAGCAAATAACTTTCTCGCTGGTTTGGGAATATCTGACTCTGGGTAATGTAGTCCTAAATATGGTTCTAAGCTTTCTAGTTTTTCTTCAGCAACAACACAACCATGACCATCATCATCAAATTTATATAACATTACCCTGTCGAATTCCGTTAGTTTCCGGACTTCTTTAACAATAATTTGACAAAAATCATGGAGACTTGCTGTTTTTTCGAGTTGATTAATGGAGGCTCTAGCTAGATGATAAAAACTTAAAAATGGGATATTTTCCTGAGTAATGGCAGGTTCTAATTCTAGAATTAGAAATCCTTCTAGATTGCGGTGAAAAACTGCATCAAATACTATGTAGTCATCACCTTTTTTTCTTACCCAAACTTTCGTCGGATTGATAAAATCCAGATTCTCCTCAGATAGTCCTTTTTTAATTCTTTCTATTTGGAACGAATCGAGTAAATCTTCTAATTTTTTTTGCAACATATTTTCGGGAGCAATTCCGAAAATATTTAACGTATTAGTGCTAACTTGTAATATTTTTAGCTCAGGCTCCTCCAACACCAACAGAACACCATGAGGCTGAATTTGACTAGAAGTATGAATCGGTGCTTCTTTCAAGCTAATTAAGTTAATACCTGGCAATTGTATGTTC
It encodes the following:
- a CDS encoding hybrid sensor histidine kinase/response regulator, which encodes MVVSYSVKILLIEDNLASARLLQEFLMQAQSQDFTLVHVKRLEEALQELSQCNYDVILLDLTLPDSEGLSSLPPLIGQAPSTPIVVLTNTNDEELAIEAVRQGAQDYLVKRQVNVDVLVRSLRYAIERKQVLESLRTVNQTLQTRVEERTAELVKAKELNQFKSEFVSMLSHDIRNPLNTILLAAGLLQNHDEKLTKEKKFNHLQMIRLAIKNMAQLLDEVTFIGKADSGRLRCELVCLDLEAFCRQLVNEAQLTANDKHLSLMFASFGQLGEALWDESLLRHILGNLLSNAIKYSLPGGMVRFELIGQEEAVIFRVQDWGIGIPEENQKRLFEPFRRADNVGNIPGTGLGLAIAKKCVEAHGGEIVVNSQVGVGTTFTVTLPLLEV
- a CDS encoding response regulator codes for the protein MSVETEEKHKTIFLVEDNKADIRLIQEALKNSSVPHEVVIVRDGIDAMAYLRQEGEYADAPRPDLILLDLNLPKKDGREVLAEIKADPVLKRIPVVVLTTSKNEDDIFHSYDLHVNCYITKSRNLNQLFQIVKSIEDFWLCTVTLPSD
- a CDS encoding ATP-binding protein; translation: MNIQLPGINLISLKEAPIHTSSQIQPHGVLLVLEEPELKILQVSTNTLNIFGIAPENMLQKKLEDLLDSFQIERIKKGLSEENLDFINPTKVWVRKKGDDYIVFDAVFHRNLEGFLILELEPAITQENIPFLSFYHLARASINQLEKTASLHDFCQIIVKEVRKLTEFDRVMLYKFDDDGHGCVVAEEKLESLEPYLGLHYPESDIPKPARKLFASNSIRIIPDAYSQAVKLFPVNNPISDRPINLTNSILRSAASCHMEYLHNMGVGASLTISLIKDQKLWGLIACHHQSPKYVSYELRKACEFLGRVIFTEISAREETEDYYHRINLTHIQSLLIEYMSQEENFIDGLVKNPQNLLDLASAQGAAVCFGGNCTIVGETPKEEELNFLVQWLKNNVEQEVFYTDSLPQIYPDAESFKNVASGLLAIPIAKRNYVLWFRPEVIQTVNWGGDPNKAYELNQSDGNVRLCPRKSFELWKETVRLTSLPWKEVEIKAALELRKAIVNIVLRQADELAQLAQDLERSNAELKKFAYVASHDLQEPLNQVVNYVQLLEMRYSEELDEDAQEFISYAVQGVSLMQTLIDDVLAYSKVDMQAIAFQMNEVEKALDRALGNLRQRIQETGATITHDPLPIVMADSTQLMQLFQNLIGNAIKFHSDQPPQIHVGAERIEDAWLFSVRDNGIGIDPKFSDRIFVIFQRLHTRDEYTGTGMGLAICKKIVECHRGRIWVESELGEGATFYFTIPVGGRELERRNGRKTQNHLFSRGQ